A window from Drosophila miranda strain MSH22 chromosome Y unlocalized genomic scaffold, D.miranda_PacBio2.1 Contig_Y2_pilon, whole genome shotgun sequence encodes these proteins:
- the LOC117193794 gene encoding S-phase kinase-associated protein 1-like: MPIIRLESSDKGIFDTDQEIAKCSETIKTALEDLGDESDNSILPLPNVNSQILKKVLHWATYHKDDAELAEEDEKKEKRTDDISSWDADFLKVDQGTLFELILAANYLNIQGLLDVTCKTVANMINGGKSPQDIRDTFGIMNDFSPSEEEQVRKENEWCEDK, translated from the coding sequence ATGCCCATCATTCGGCTGGAATCATCTGATAAAGGAATTTTCGACACGGACCAGGAGATCGCCAAATGCTCGGAGACCATCAAGACTGCTCTCGAAGATCTGGGCGATGAGAGTGACAATAGCATTCTTCCCTTGCCGAATGTCAACTCGCAAATTTTGAAGAAGGTGCTCCATTGGGCCACCTACCACAAGGACGACGCCGAATTGGCCGAAGAAGatgaaaaaaaagagaagcGCACCGATGACATTTCGTCTTGGGATGCCGACTTTTTGAAAGTGGACCAGGGTACCTTGTTCGAGTTGATTTTGGCTGCCAATTATCTGAACATTCAGGGATTGCTGGATGTGACGTGCAAAACAGTCGCCAATATGATCAACGGGGGAAAGTCTCCCCAAGACATCCGGGACACATTTGGTATAATGAACGACTTCTcgccatctgaggaggagcaGGTGCGTAAAGAGAACGAGTGGTGCGAGGATAAGTGA